Proteins co-encoded in one Arthrobacter globiformis genomic window:
- a CDS encoding TetR/AcrR family transcriptional regulator, with product MSFDGQLPPKVRLLRAAAELLAKSAGAPVSTRQITQLAGVTAPTLYHHFGDKEGLFDAVVAAGFEEYVAGERDFAPSGQPLVDIRRMWDNHVQFGLKQPELYLVMFGNIRPESRPAIVADAEGLMEEMLSKAAAAGQLNVQPREAARSILAANVGVTLMLIAEPAAERNLELSTMTRDAMIFAVSRDQGRDAGPEDSGKSSVVVAAIALNAALQASHSDQLTSSELKLFLEWLHRISTGSTS from the coding sequence ATGAGTTTCGATGGCCAGCTTCCGCCCAAAGTGCGGCTGTTGCGTGCGGCAGCCGAATTGCTGGCCAAGTCCGCGGGGGCACCTGTTTCCACCCGCCAGATCACGCAGCTGGCGGGCGTCACGGCGCCCACCCTCTATCACCACTTTGGTGACAAGGAGGGCCTGTTTGACGCAGTTGTCGCCGCCGGCTTCGAAGAGTATGTGGCGGGCGAGAGGGACTTCGCCCCGTCCGGACAGCCGCTGGTGGACATCCGGCGGATGTGGGACAACCACGTGCAGTTCGGGCTCAAGCAGCCCGAACTTTATCTGGTCATGTTCGGTAACATCCGCCCCGAGAGCCGCCCAGCCATCGTTGCCGATGCAGAGGGCCTCATGGAGGAAATGCTGAGCAAGGCCGCTGCGGCCGGGCAGCTGAACGTCCAGCCACGCGAAGCCGCCAGGAGCATCCTGGCCGCCAACGTGGGCGTGACGCTCATGCTGATCGCAGAGCCGGCCGCGGAGCGGAACCTGGAGCTGTCCACGATGACCCGGGACGCCATGATCTTTGCGGTGTCCCGGGACCAAGGGCGGGATGCGGGACCGGAGGACTCCGGGAAGTCATCGGTGGTGGTGGCTGCCATTGCGCTGAACGCGGCGCTGCAGGCATCCCACTCGGACCAGCTCACCAGCTCGGAACTCAAGCTTTTTCTCGAATGGCTCCACCGGATCTCCACCGGTTCCACCAGCTAG
- a CDS encoding SDR family oxidoreductase — translation MTIVITGATGQLGRLVVEELLESGLPAEQIVAAGRTVDRIADLSQRGVQVRSIDYSQPESLRQAFAGADKVLLVSGSEVGQRIEQHRNAIEAARDADVGLIAYTSVANADTTAMKLADEHIATEGILRDSGVPFVLLRNGWYLENYTGQLPVQVQHGAVLGSAGDGRVSAAARADYAAAAAAVLLRDDQGGKVYELGGDDAFTLSELAGEVSAASGTPVTYNDLPAEKYTQVLVEAGLPEPYAAILADSDLGIARGDLLVTSGDLSALLGRPTTPLREAVQAAAAAVSPQAS, via the coding sequence ATGACCATCGTCATCACCGGAGCCACCGGCCAGCTCGGCCGCCTCGTCGTCGAAGAACTGCTCGAAAGCGGCCTGCCCGCGGAGCAGATCGTGGCCGCAGGCCGTACCGTGGACAGGATCGCGGACCTCAGCCAGCGCGGCGTCCAGGTCCGCTCCATCGATTACAGCCAACCCGAGTCGCTGCGGCAGGCGTTCGCCGGCGCGGACAAGGTCCTGCTCGTCTCCGGCAGCGAGGTGGGCCAGCGCATTGAGCAGCACCGCAACGCGATCGAAGCGGCCAGGGACGCCGACGTTGGACTAATCGCCTACACCAGCGTCGCCAACGCGGACACCACCGCCATGAAGCTGGCCGATGAGCACATCGCTACTGAAGGGATCCTCCGGGACTCCGGCGTCCCCTTCGTCCTGCTCCGCAACGGCTGGTACCTGGAGAACTACACAGGCCAGCTCCCGGTTCAGGTCCAGCATGGCGCCGTGCTCGGCAGCGCCGGCGACGGCCGGGTGAGCGCGGCCGCCCGGGCCGACTACGCGGCGGCGGCAGCGGCGGTCCTGCTCCGGGATGACCAGGGCGGCAAGGTCTACGAGCTGGGCGGCGACGACGCCTTCACTCTCAGTGAGCTGGCCGGGGAAGTCAGCGCGGCGTCCGGAACGCCGGTGACGTATAACGATCTGCCGGCGGAGAAGTACACCCAGGTCCTGGTGGAAGCCGGGCTGCCGGAGCCCTACGCGGCTATCCTGGCGGACAGTGACCTCGGCATCGCGCGTGGCGACCTCCTCGTCACCAGCGGTGACCTGAGCGCCCTGCTCGGCCGCCCCACAACGCCGCTGCGCGAGGCCGTCCAAGCCGCCGCCGCTGCAGTGAGCCCCCAGGCGAGCTAG
- a CDS encoding PTS mannitol transporter subunit IICBA, with protein sequence MATETVAKPKTSARVHVQRFGTFLSGMIMPNIGAFIAWGLITALFIEKGWIPVAALGGFGTNAAGAPNVGLVGPMITYLLPLLIGYTGGKMVYDVRGGVVGAIGTMGVIVGAGIPMFIGAMIMGPLGGWTMKKLDAIWHGKIRPGFEMLVNNFSAGIWGALLAMLGFYGISPLVTAFSTAAGNFVQFLVNNGLLPLTSIFIEPAKVLFLNNAINHGVLTPLGVQQSLEQGKSILFLLEANPGPGFGILLAYMFFGRGAAKASAPGAAIIQFLGGIHEIYFPYVLMRPLLILAAIAGGMTGIATLAVTGAGLVAPAAPGSIFAVFAQTARDSYLGVALSVLLAATASFLVASVILRTTRHSDEDDLSAATSRMEEMKGKKSSVASTLTGAGAGGGVGVLTGPIKNIVFACDAGMGSSAMGASVLRNKIKAAGFPEVNVTNASIANLGDTYDVVVTHQDLTERAKPATASAVHVSVDNFMNSPRYDEIVELVQRSNAEEAGAPAAGAATAAATTPETTAAPETGAAPSDILVPESVVLHGSASTRDAAIDEAGQLLLARGAVDNDYILAMHEREESVSTYMGSFLAIPHGTNAAKDHIRKSAVSVVRYPEGIDWNGKQVKFVVGVAGVNNEHLHILSSIAKVFTNKAQVAQLEAASTVDEVLELFGKVNA encoded by the coding sequence ATGGCAACAGAGACAGTTGCAAAACCCAAAACCAGTGCGCGGGTGCACGTCCAGAGGTTCGGGACGTTCCTGTCCGGCATGATCATGCCCAACATCGGCGCCTTTATCGCCTGGGGGCTCATCACAGCCCTCTTCATCGAGAAAGGCTGGATCCCCGTTGCGGCACTGGGCGGGTTCGGCACCAACGCGGCGGGCGCGCCCAACGTTGGCCTCGTTGGCCCCATGATCACCTACCTGCTGCCGCTCCTGATCGGCTACACCGGCGGCAAGATGGTCTATGACGTCCGGGGTGGCGTCGTCGGCGCCATCGGCACCATGGGCGTGATCGTGGGCGCAGGCATCCCGATGTTCATCGGCGCCATGATCATGGGCCCGCTTGGTGGCTGGACCATGAAGAAGCTCGACGCGATCTGGCACGGCAAGATCCGCCCGGGCTTCGAGATGCTGGTGAACAACTTCTCCGCCGGAATCTGGGGCGCACTGCTGGCCATGCTGGGCTTCTACGGCATCTCGCCGCTGGTGACGGCGTTCAGCACGGCTGCCGGCAACTTCGTCCAGTTCCTGGTGAACAACGGCCTGCTTCCGCTGACCTCCATCTTCATCGAACCGGCCAAGGTCCTCTTCCTGAACAACGCCATCAACCATGGCGTGCTGACCCCGCTGGGCGTCCAGCAGTCGCTGGAGCAGGGCAAATCCATCCTCTTCCTGCTGGAGGCCAACCCCGGCCCGGGCTTCGGTATCCTGCTGGCCTACATGTTCTTCGGCCGCGGTGCGGCGAAGGCTTCCGCTCCCGGCGCTGCCATCATCCAGTTCCTCGGCGGAATCCATGAGATCTACTTCCCTTACGTCCTCATGCGCCCGCTGCTGATCCTGGCAGCGATCGCCGGCGGCATGACCGGCATCGCCACCCTTGCCGTCACGGGCGCCGGCCTGGTTGCCCCGGCCGCTCCGGGATCCATCTTTGCGGTATTCGCCCAAACTGCCCGTGACAGCTACCTCGGGGTTGCCCTCTCGGTTCTGCTCGCCGCCACGGCGTCCTTCCTGGTCGCCTCGGTGATCCTGCGCACGACGCGCCATAGCGACGAGGACGACCTCAGCGCAGCCACCAGCCGGATGGAGGAGATGAAGGGCAAGAAGAGCTCCGTCGCTTCCACCCTCACCGGGGCAGGCGCCGGTGGCGGAGTGGGCGTCCTGACCGGCCCCATCAAGAACATCGTGTTCGCTTGCGACGCCGGCATGGGCTCCAGCGCCATGGGCGCCTCCGTCCTGCGCAACAAGATCAAGGCTGCCGGGTTCCCGGAAGTCAACGTCACCAACGCGTCCATCGCCAACCTCGGCGACACGTACGACGTCGTGGTCACGCACCAGGACCTTACCGAGCGTGCCAAGCCTGCTACGGCCAGTGCCGTCCACGTCTCCGTGGACAACTTCATGAACAGCCCGCGCTATGACGAGATCGTGGAGCTGGTCCAGCGCAGCAACGCGGAAGAAGCGGGCGCTCCTGCGGCCGGGGCCGCTACTGCGGCAGCAACCACCCCCGAAACCACCGCTGCCCCCGAAACCGGCGCAGCGCCGTCGGACATCCTGGTGCCGGAGAGCGTGGTCCTCCACGGCTCCGCATCCACCCGGGATGCCGCCATCGACGAGGCGGGCCAGCTGCTGCTGGCGCGCGGCGCCGTGGACAACGACTACATCCTCGCGATGCACGAGCGCGAGGAGTCCGTGTCCACGTACATGGGCAGCTTCCTCGCGATCCCGCACGGCACCAACGCCGCGAAGGACCATATCAGGAAGTCGGCCGTCTCGGTGGTCCGCTACCCCGAGGGCATCGACTGGAACGGGAAGCAGGTCAAGTTCGTGGTGGGCGTGGCCGGTGTCAACAACGAGCACCTGCACATCCTGTCCTCGATCGCCAAGGTCTTCACGAACAAGGCGCAGGTGGCGCAGCTTGAGGCGGCGTCAACCGTGGACGAAGTCCTGGAGCTGTTCGGAAAGGTCAACGCATAG
- a CDS encoding MFS transporter produces the protein MDGQLADTLPAPQSTLEAEKASFLKQPKAVWATALAAVFAFMGIGLVDPILPAIAKNLDASPSQVSLLFTSYFLVTAVAMLLTGFVSSRIGGKRTLLAGLAVIVVFSSLSGMSGSVGELVGFRAGWGLGNALFVATALAVIVGVASGGAGTAIILYEAALGLGISLGPLLGALLGGWQWRAPFFGTAALMAAAFIALTALLPKTPLPARKVSLADPLRALGNKGLRTTAASGLFYNYGFFTVLAFTPFILGMDAYGIGGVFFGWGVAVAVFSVFVAPALQNRFGATKVLLGTLGLLMLDLAGLGLAAGHSVPAVVALVVASGALLGINNTIYTELAMGVSDSPRPVASAGYNFVRWMGGALAPFAAAQLGEHFGPQVPFFAGAVAMIVAMAVVAGGRRYLAAHEPHVV, from the coding sequence ATGGACGGCCAGCTCGCAGACACCCTGCCGGCACCACAATCCACTCTTGAGGCTGAGAAGGCCTCATTCCTCAAGCAGCCCAAAGCGGTCTGGGCCACGGCGCTCGCGGCAGTGTTCGCGTTCATGGGCATCGGCCTGGTGGATCCCATCCTGCCGGCCATCGCCAAGAACCTGGACGCCAGCCCCAGCCAGGTCTCACTGCTTTTCACCAGCTATTTCCTGGTCACCGCGGTGGCCATGCTCCTCACCGGTTTCGTCTCGTCGCGCATCGGCGGAAAGCGCACCCTGCTGGCCGGGCTGGCCGTGATCGTGGTGTTCTCCTCGCTCTCCGGCATGTCCGGCAGCGTCGGCGAACTGGTTGGATTCCGCGCGGGATGGGGGCTCGGCAACGCACTCTTTGTGGCCACCGCGCTCGCCGTCATTGTCGGCGTGGCCAGCGGCGGCGCGGGCACGGCGATCATCCTCTATGAGGCCGCACTGGGTCTGGGCATCTCGCTGGGGCCACTCCTCGGCGCCCTCCTCGGAGGCTGGCAGTGGCGCGCCCCGTTCTTCGGCACGGCCGCGCTGATGGCGGCGGCCTTCATTGCACTCACCGCGCTGCTTCCGAAAACCCCGTTGCCCGCCCGCAAGGTAAGCCTGGCCGATCCGCTGCGGGCCCTGGGCAACAAGGGACTGCGGACGACGGCGGCCAGCGGCCTGTTCTACAACTACGGCTTTTTCACCGTGCTCGCCTTCACCCCGTTTATCCTGGGCATGGACGCGTATGGCATCGGCGGGGTGTTCTTCGGCTGGGGTGTCGCCGTCGCCGTCTTTTCGGTCTTCGTGGCCCCGGCGCTGCAGAACCGTTTCGGCGCCACGAAGGTGCTCCTCGGCACGCTTGGCCTGCTGATGCTGGACCTGGCAGGTTTAGGCCTGGCTGCGGGTCACTCCGTGCCGGCCGTTGTTGCGCTCGTGGTGGCCTCCGGGGCGCTGCTGGGCATCAACAACACCATCTACACCGAGCTGGCGATGGGTGTCTCGGACTCGCCGCGCCCGGTCGCCTCGGCTGGGTACAACTTCGTCCGCTGGATGGGCGGCGCCCTGGCGCCCTTTGCAGCTGCGCAGCTTGGCGAGCACTTCGGGCCGCAGGTGCCGTTCTTCGCCGGCGCGGTGGCAATGATCGTCGCCATGGCTGTGGTGGCCGGCGGGCGGCGCTATCTCGCCGCCCATGAACCGCACGTGGTCTGA
- the ptsP gene encoding phosphoenolpyruvate--protein phosphotransferase: protein MQNFPGVGVSPGRIIGRIRQMPKPISEPPAGEQLAAGTTPEDATAALKAAAGAVHDELKARADHATGDGKAVLEATALMAKDTMLIKGAAKLIARGTSPQRAIWESGSSVSEMLHNLGGYMAERATDILDVRARIVAELRGVPAPGIPSSNEPFILVAEDLAPADTATLDPNKVLALVTAGGGPQSHTAIIARSLGLPAVVAAVGVDELPDGTEVYVDGAAGSITASPDDSLRAAAEAWAATASLLAEFSGTGSTADGHLVPLLANVGGAKDAQAAAKLGAQGVGLFRTEFCFLERDTEPTVEEQAAAYKGVFDAFPGKKVVLRTLDAGADKPLPFLTDSTEPNPALGVRGYRTDFTTPGVLDRQLEAIAKAEKASEADVWVMAPMISTAEEAARFASMCAEAGIKTPGVMVEVPSAALTADTILREVAFASLGTNDLTQYAMAADRQLGPLAGLNTPWQPAVLRLVSLTVEGSRAEGHSKPVGVCGEAAADPALAVVLTGLGVTTLSMTARSLAAVAAVLKTVTLAEAQELAKLALSAPSAVEARAWVREKLPILEELGL, encoded by the coding sequence GTGCAGAACTTCCCAGGAGTAGGCGTCAGCCCCGGCCGCATCATCGGCAGGATCCGCCAGATGCCCAAGCCCATCAGCGAACCTCCGGCCGGCGAGCAGCTGGCTGCCGGGACCACACCCGAAGACGCCACGGCAGCACTGAAGGCCGCAGCGGGCGCCGTCCACGATGAGCTGAAGGCCCGCGCCGACCACGCCACCGGTGATGGCAAGGCCGTCCTGGAAGCCACGGCCCTGATGGCCAAGGACACCATGCTGATCAAGGGCGCCGCGAAACTGATCGCCCGCGGCACCTCGCCGCAGCGGGCCATCTGGGAATCGGGTTCCTCGGTTTCCGAAATGCTGCACAATCTCGGCGGTTACATGGCGGAGCGCGCCACCGACATCCTGGATGTCCGTGCCCGCATCGTGGCCGAACTCCGCGGCGTGCCCGCCCCGGGCATCCCGTCGTCGAACGAACCGTTCATCCTTGTGGCCGAAGACCTGGCCCCTGCCGACACCGCCACCCTCGATCCCAACAAGGTCCTGGCCCTGGTGACCGCAGGCGGCGGCCCGCAGTCCCACACCGCGATCATCGCCCGCTCGCTCGGCCTGCCCGCGGTCGTGGCCGCCGTCGGCGTCGACGAACTGCCGGACGGCACCGAGGTTTACGTCGACGGCGCCGCCGGTTCCATCACGGCCAGCCCGGATGACTCGCTGCGCGCGGCCGCCGAGGCCTGGGCCGCCACGGCGTCCCTCCTTGCCGAGTTCAGCGGAACGGGTTCGACGGCGGACGGCCACCTCGTGCCCCTCCTCGCCAACGTGGGCGGAGCCAAGGACGCCCAGGCCGCGGCCAAGCTCGGAGCCCAGGGCGTGGGCCTGTTCCGCACCGAGTTCTGCTTCCTCGAGCGGGACACCGAGCCCACCGTCGAGGAACAGGCCGCCGCGTACAAGGGCGTGTTCGATGCCTTCCCCGGCAAGAAGGTGGTGCTCCGCACCCTGGATGCCGGCGCGGACAAACCACTTCCTTTCCTCACCGACTCCACCGAACCCAACCCGGCGCTGGGCGTCCGCGGCTACCGCACCGACTTCACCACACCGGGGGTCCTGGACCGGCAGCTGGAGGCGATCGCGAAGGCTGAAAAGGCGTCGGAGGCCGACGTCTGGGTCATGGCTCCCATGATTTCGACGGCGGAGGAAGCCGCCCGTTTCGCCTCCATGTGTGCCGAGGCTGGAATCAAGACGCCGGGGGTCATGGTGGAAGTCCCGTCCGCCGCCCTCACGGCCGACACCATCCTGCGCGAAGTGGCCTTCGCCAGCCTGGGAACCAACGACCTCACCCAGTACGCCATGGCCGCCGACCGCCAGCTGGGTCCTCTCGCCGGGCTGAATACGCCGTGGCAGCCTGCGGTACTGCGCCTCGTGAGCCTGACCGTTGAGGGCTCCAGGGCCGAGGGACACAGCAAGCCGGTGGGTGTCTGCGGCGAGGCTGCGGCGGACCCGGCCCTCGCCGTCGTGCTGACCGGACTGGGCGTCACCACGCTGTCCATGACCGCCCGGTCGCTGGCAGCGGTGGCTGCAGTACTGAAGACCGTCACGCTGGCTGAGGCCCAGGAGCTGGCCAAGCTGGCCCTGTCTGCGCCCAGTGCGGTGGAAGCCCGGGCCTGGGTCCGGGAGAAGCTGCCCATTCTGGAGGAGCTCGGACTGTAG
- a CDS encoding mannitol-1-phosphate 5-dehydrogenase, with translation MKAVHFGAGNIGRGFVGLLLHDAGYEVVFADVADALITQLAAADSYSVHEVGENPAVRTVDNFRAVNSGTQEPQLIEEIATADIVTTAVGPHILKFLAPAIAKGIAARAPGLPPLQVMACENAINATDILRESIVECWDEAAGSLQDTAVFANTAVDRIVPNQEPGQGLDVTVETFYEWVIDRTPFGGAGPVIPGATFVDELGPYIERKLFTVNTGHASAAYFGFEAGLEKISDAMADEDVAADVRAVLDETKQLLVSKHGFSYDEQEAYVQKILARFTNPHLPDTVHRVGRAPLRKLSRHERFIGPAAELAERGIVPEALLGAIAAALRFNDPADAEAVELGQILADSEPAAATERITGLAQDHPLFAAVCGLVEERKAEDVAAPA, from the coding sequence GTGAAGGCTGTACATTTTGGAGCCGGCAACATCGGCCGGGGGTTCGTAGGACTGCTGCTGCACGATGCCGGGTATGAGGTGGTGTTCGCGGACGTTGCCGACGCCCTGATCACCCAGCTCGCCGCCGCGGACAGCTACAGCGTGCACGAGGTGGGGGAGAACCCCGCCGTCCGCACGGTGGACAACTTCCGGGCGGTCAACTCCGGCACCCAGGAGCCGCAGCTCATCGAGGAAATCGCGACGGCGGACATCGTCACCACCGCGGTGGGGCCGCATATCCTCAAGTTCTTGGCCCCCGCGATCGCCAAGGGAATTGCAGCCCGGGCTCCGGGGCTGCCGCCGCTGCAGGTGATGGCCTGCGAGAACGCCATCAACGCCACGGACATCCTGCGCGAGTCGATCGTGGAGTGCTGGGATGAGGCCGCGGGATCACTGCAGGACACGGCTGTATTCGCCAACACTGCCGTGGACCGGATCGTGCCCAACCAGGAACCGGGCCAGGGCCTGGACGTCACGGTGGAGACGTTCTACGAGTGGGTCATCGACCGGACGCCCTTTGGCGGTGCCGGCCCGGTGATTCCCGGCGCCACCTTCGTGGACGAGCTCGGCCCCTACATCGAGCGCAAGCTGTTCACGGTGAACACGGGGCACGCGTCCGCGGCGTACTTCGGCTTCGAAGCCGGGCTGGAGAAGATCTCCGACGCCATGGCCGACGAGGACGTTGCCGCCGACGTGCGCGCCGTGCTCGACGAGACCAAGCAGCTGCTCGTGTCCAAGCACGGCTTCAGCTACGACGAGCAGGAGGCCTACGTCCAGAAGATCCTGGCCCGCTTCACCAACCCGCACCTGCCGGACACGGTGCACCGCGTAGGGCGCGCGCCGCTGCGCAAGCTCAGCCGGCACGAACGGTTCATCGGCCCGGCTGCGGAACTTGCCGAACGCGGGATTGTCCCCGAGGCACTGCTCGGGGCGATCGCAGCAGCCTTGCGGTTCAACGATCCGGCCGACGCCGAGGCCGTCGAGCTGGGCCAGATCCTGGCGGACTCCGAACCTGCCGCCGCCACGGAGCGCATCACCGGGCTGGCGCAGGACCACCCACTCTTCGCCGCGGTCTGCGGCCTGGTCGAGGAGCGCAAGGCGGAGGACGTCGCCGCCCCGGCGTAG
- a CDS encoding MarR family winged helix-turn-helix transcriptional regulator, producing the protein METKNAPALQELAQDFREALRHSVYLVRRLDADGELSAAQLSTLKMLLEDGVRVGEIARNLGVRVPSATEQVIKLERAGLARREADPDDSRAVRVVLTAQGRDAVESANRRRNAVMAGILESLTDDERRSLAAALPVIEKINSTLHN; encoded by the coding sequence ATGGAAACAAAGAATGCCCCCGCACTGCAGGAGCTTGCGCAGGACTTCCGCGAGGCGCTTCGGCACAGCGTGTACCTGGTCCGGCGCCTCGATGCGGACGGTGAACTGAGCGCCGCCCAGCTGAGCACGCTCAAAATGCTGCTCGAGGACGGCGTCCGGGTGGGCGAGATCGCCAGGAACCTTGGCGTCAGGGTGCCCAGTGCCACCGAGCAGGTCATTAAGCTCGAGCGGGCAGGACTGGCCCGCCGGGAAGCGGACCCGGACGACTCCCGGGCGGTCCGCGTTGTGCTGACCGCCCAAGGCCGTGACGCCGTCGAATCCGCCAACCGGCGCCGGAACGCCGTGATGGCCGGCATTCTCGAATCCCTTACCGATGATGAAAGGCGCTCCCTGGCGGCGGCCCTCCCGGTCATCGAAAAGATCAACAGCACCCTCCATAACTGA
- a CDS encoding winged helix-turn-helix transcriptional regulator codes for MKVSTPAKVAAFPFADGIFPAGCPSRTVLDHVTSKWGVLLLVALSEGPQRWSELRRRAEGISEKMLAQTLKTLEADGFVRREAQPVIPPRVDYSLTGRGEELGALLLPLVAWVAEHAEAIVNRPAS; via the coding sequence ATGAAGGTAAGTACCCCAGCCAAGGTCGCCGCGTTTCCCTTCGCCGACGGGATCTTTCCCGCCGGATGCCCCAGCCGGACCGTCCTGGACCATGTCACCAGCAAGTGGGGCGTGCTGCTCCTGGTTGCCCTGTCAGAGGGTCCCCAGCGCTGGAGCGAACTCCGCCGCCGGGCCGAGGGCATCAGCGAGAAAATGCTCGCCCAGACATTGAAGACCCTCGAAGCCGACGGCTTCGTCCGCCGAGAGGCCCAGCCCGTCATTCCTCCTCGCGTGGACTACAGCCTGACCGGCCGCGGGGAGGAATTGGGTGCCCTGCTGCTTCCCCTCGTCGCCTGGGTGGCCGAGCACGCCGAGGCGATCGTGAACCGTCCGGCGAGCTAG
- a CDS encoding sugar porter family MFS transporter, with amino-acid sequence MSTDKQTTAKIPKRVIWLALAGAVGGFLFGFDSSVVNGAVDAMKDEFALSEAVTGFAVAVALLGCAAGAYLAGKVADRYGRIPAMKLGALLFFISAIGTGFCLSVWDLIFWRLVGGLGIGLASVIAPAYISEISPRHVRGRLASLQQLAITTGIFAALLSDALFATSAGGAHQAFWLGIEAWRWMFLAAAVPAVLYGVIAFTLPESPRFLVVQGKEDLARKVFDSIAPDEDTDRHLREIREAIEEDQLAGRKGSLRGKAFGLQAVVWIGITLSVLQQFVGINVIFYYSTTLWKAVGFQEKDSLTISVATSITNILVTLVAIALVDRIGRRPILLAGSIGMAVSLGAMALAFASATGTGSDITLPGAWGTVALVAANVFVISFGASWGPLVWVLLGEIFPARIRARALGLAAAAQWIANFAITLSFPVMAAGSLPLTYAMYALFAAASFFFVMYKVPETNGMSLEQAETLFVPKGSVKV; translated from the coding sequence ATGTCCACCGACAAGCAGACAACCGCCAAAATCCCCAAGCGGGTGATCTGGCTGGCGCTTGCCGGCGCCGTGGGCGGCTTCCTGTTCGGCTTCGACTCCTCCGTGGTCAACGGCGCCGTGGATGCCATGAAGGACGAATTCGCGCTCAGTGAGGCCGTCACCGGTTTCGCCGTGGCAGTAGCATTGCTGGGCTGCGCAGCCGGCGCGTACCTGGCCGGCAAGGTGGCGGACCGCTACGGCCGCATCCCCGCGATGAAGCTTGGGGCACTGCTGTTCTTCATCAGCGCCATCGGGACCGGCTTCTGCCTCAGCGTCTGGGACCTCATTTTCTGGCGCCTGGTTGGCGGGCTCGGCATCGGCCTGGCCTCGGTCATCGCCCCGGCATACATCTCCGAAATCTCGCCCCGGCACGTCCGCGGCCGGCTCGCATCGCTGCAGCAGCTGGCCATCACCACGGGCATCTTCGCCGCCCTGCTGTCCGACGCACTGTTCGCTACCTCCGCCGGCGGCGCGCACCAGGCATTCTGGCTGGGCATCGAGGCCTGGCGCTGGATGTTCCTGGCCGCCGCCGTTCCGGCCGTGCTCTACGGCGTCATCGCGTTCACGCTGCCCGAGTCCCCGCGCTTCCTGGTGGTCCAGGGCAAGGAGGACCTGGCCCGTAAGGTCTTCGACTCCATCGCCCCGGATGAGGACACCGACCGCCACCTGCGCGAAATCCGCGAGGCCATCGAGGAGGACCAGCTCGCCGGCAGGAAGGGCTCCCTCCGCGGCAAGGCGTTCGGGCTGCAGGCCGTGGTCTGGATCGGCATCACGCTGTCCGTCCTGCAGCAGTTCGTGGGCATCAACGTGATCTTCTACTACTCCACCACGCTCTGGAAGGCCGTGGGTTTCCAGGAGAAGGACTCGCTGACCATCTCGGTGGCCACGTCCATCACCAACATCCTGGTCACGCTCGTGGCCATCGCCCTCGTGGACAGGATCGGCCGCCGCCCCATTCTGCTGGCCGGTTCCATCGGTATGGCCGTATCCCTCGGTGCCATGGCCCTGGCCTTCGCCTCGGCCACGGGCACCGGCTCCGACATCACGCTCCCCGGCGCCTGGGGCACCGTTGCCCTGGTGGCCGCGAACGTGTTCGTAATCAGCTTCGGAGCATCCTGGGGACCGCTGGTATGGGTCCTGCTGGGTGAGATCTTCCCGGCCCGGATCCGCGCCCGGGCGCTGGGCCTGGCCGCCGCCGCCCAGTGGATCGCCAACTTTGCCATCACGCTGAGCTTCCCCGTGATGGCCGCAGGCTCGCTGCCGCTGACGTACGCCATGTACGCACTCTTCGCGGCAGCCTCGTTCTTCTTCGTCATGTACAAGGTGCCGGAGACGAACGGCATGTCGCTGGAACAGGCTGAGACCCTGTTTGTTCCGAAGGGGTCTGTCAAGGTCTGA